CTTTTCTGCCGCCCGCGTGAAACTCTGTTGGCGCACCACTTCCACGAAATAACGTAGTGTTCTGATATCCATCAGGTTTTCCTGTTAGTCAGCGAGCTATCGCTGAGAATGCAAAGTATGCCATTTAGGCATGATTACGATGATTTTAATTCATTTTTTGCAAGGTTGCCTGCGGCCTATACTGAGCACTAGCAAAAATTCCCCACTGAGGTTTCTCATGTTATTGGCGTTACGCAGTTTTGCGCCGTCGGTCATCACGCGTTTACAGGTGCTAGTTCAGGTCGCGCTCTACGCAGGACTATTTATCATTTCTGATCAGCTGGTTAGGGTCTTTCATCTGCCTTTGCCCGCCAATATCGTGGGCATGATATTGCTGTTGGCAATGATTATGCTGCGTATCATGCCGGTGCGATGGGTTCAGGCGGGGTCGCGCTGGCTATTAGCCGAAATGCTGCTGTTTTTTGTTCCAGCGGTGGTAGCAGTGGTGAATTATGCCCAGTTAATTCGGGTTGATGGCTGGAAGATTTTTGCGGTGATCGCGGTGAGTACCTCGTTAACCCTCGCCGCTACGGGGTTAGTGGTTGATCGCGTCTACCGTTTTGAGGTGTGGCTGCAACGCCGCAAATCTAATCGCCATGAATGACCTCATGATCAGCATCGCCTGTTTTCTGGCGACATTGGTACTCTATTTTGCCAATAAAAAGCTCTATCGCCGCCATCGTTCATTGTTACTGATGCCGTTGGTGCTGACGCCAATGGTTTTGGTGTTATTGCTGGTGGTCACCCATATCTCTTATCAGGATTATATTGGCGAGACACATTGGTTACTGTGGCTATTGGGGCCAGCTACCATCGCGTTTGCGGTACCTGTTTACGAGAATTTGTCGATTATTCGCCGCCACTGGTTATCACTCAGTGCAGGGGTGATCACTGCGGTCACCGTGGCAGTGGTCAGCTCGGTATGGCTGGCGAAGTTCTTAACGCTATCCGAAGAGGTACAACGCAGTCTCGCCGTGCGCTCGATCACGACACCTTTTGCATTAGAAGCGGCTAAACAGCTGGGTGGGCAACCTGACTTAGTGGCGCTATTTGTGGTGATTACGGGGGTGTTTGGTATGGCGGTGGGAGACTTACTTTTCTTGCGCTTATCAGTACGCAGTGGGTTGGCAAAAGGCGCGGGTCTGGGGGCATCCTCCCACGGTGCAGGGACCGCGAAAGCCTATGAAATGGGATCGCAGGAGGGCGTCGTGTCCAGCTTGGTGATGATGTTAGCCGGTATTATCACGGTGATCGGCGCGCCACTGATGGGTCACTTATTGTGGTAATGGCTGGGTATTGTGGTAATAAAAAAGGGTGAGGTTAACCTCACCCGAAAATCCTCAATGAAAACTCCCAACGTAATGAATTTAGTGAATAACTTGTGCCAGAAACGCCCGCGTACGCTCTGATTTTGGCTGAGAGAAGAATTCAGCCGGTGGTGCTTGCTCCACGATTTCACCGCGATCCATAAAAATCACCCGATCAGCGACGGTACGTGCAAACCCCATTTCGTGGGTAACGCACAGCATGGTCATGCCTTCGTGCGCCAGACTGATCATGGTATCCAGCACCTCTTTGACCATTTCCGGATCGAGTGCTGAAGTCGGTTCATCGAACAGCATGATTTTGGGTTTCATGCACAGGGAACGGGCAATCGCTACGCGTTGTTGTTGCCCACCGGAAAGTTGGCCGGGGAACTTATGAGCATGCTCGGCAATCCGGACCCGTTCCAGATAATGCATCGCCAATTCATCCGCTTCTTTTTTTGGCATTTTACGTACCCAACTCGGGGCCAGCGTGCAGTTCTGCATCACGGTTAAGTGTGGGAACAAATTAAAGTGCTGGAACACCATGCCAACCTCTGTCCGCACCCGCTCAATGTTACGTAAATCATCGTTTAGCTCGATACCATCCACCATGATCTTCCCCTGCTGATGCTCTTCCAGATGGTTGATGCAGCGGATGGTGGTAGATTTCCCCGAGCCAGAAGGGCCGCATAACACGATGCGTTCGCCGGGGCGGACATGTAAATTAATATCCTTCAATACGTGGAACTGCCCGTACCACTTATTGACGTTTTCCAGCGTAATCATCATTTTATCGCCAAGAGTTGGCTGATTGTCGCTCATGTTATGCCTCAATGTGTGGAACGTCCGGTGTGAAAGCGCTTTTCCAAGTGCTGGCTGTAGCGCGACATGCTGAAACAGAAAATCCAATAAACAGCGGCGGCGAAGACGTAGCCTTCGGTAGACATACCTAGCCAAGCGGGGTCAACGGTGGCTTGCTGCACGCTGCTGAACAAATCAAACAACCCAATGATGATCACCAAACTGGTGTCTTTAAACAGGGCGATAATGGTGTTGACCAGTCCCGGGATTACCATTTTCAGGGCTTGTGGCAAGATAACCAGCCCTTGGGTTTTCCAATAACCTAATCCGAGCGATTCCGCCGCTTCCGTCTGACCTTTGGGTAAGGCTTGCAAGCCGCCGCGTACCACTTCCGCCACGTAGGCCGATTGGAATAGCACCACCCCAACCAAGGCGCGGATGAGCTTATCGATGCTGGTGCCTTCGGTCATAAACAGCGGTAGCATGACCGAGGACATAAACAGCACGGTGATTAACGGCACCCCACGCCAGAACTCGATAAACACCACCGACAGAATACGTACCACTGGCATGCTGGAGCGGCGAGCCAGCGCCAGTAAGATACCGAGCGGCAGTGCACCAGCAATACCGACAGCGGCGATAATCAGCGTCAGGGTTAGGCCGCCCCACTGGCGGGTTTCCACGCGAGTTAGACCAAAGAAACCGCCATAGAGCATCATCCAGACCAGTAGCGGATAAGCCACCATCCAGACCACCAGATAACGGCCACGGCGCGGCATGCCACGCCAGAACAACGGGACCATCGTCAGCAACCCAATGACTAACGTGGTATTGATGCGCCAGCGTTGCTCGATGGGGTAGAGGCCATACATAAACTGGCCAAAACGTGCATGAATAAAGACCCAGCAGGCGCCTTCGCGGGTGCAGTCAGTGCGTGATGTCCCTATCCAATTGGCGTTAAAAACGGCCCAGCTCAGCAGTGGTGGGATCAATTGCCACATTAGCCATAGGCATAGCAGAGTGAGCAAGCTGTTGGTCCAACTGGAAAAGAGATTTTTTCTGGCCCAAAAGACCATCCGGCTGAATGCGTTCCCCGGCCGCACAGTGCTAGGTGGTTCGCGGGTTAATGTCATCGTCATTCGCTCCCCTTAGCGCTCGACCAGCGCTATGCGCCGGTTGTAGATATTCATTAAAAATGAAATGGATAGGCTGATAGCCAAATAGACCGACATCGTGATGGCGATGGTTTCTATTGCCTGTCCAGTTTGGTTCAGCACGGTACCGGCGAACAACGACACCATATCGGGGTAGCCTATTGCGGCCGCCAATGAGGAGTTTTTGACGATATTCAGATACTGGCTGGTCAGTGGGGGAATGATGACCCGCAACGCCTGCGGCAAAATAACCTGTCGCAAGGTGACGGTATTAGGTAGCGCCAGTGAGCGGGCCGCCTCATGCTGACCATAGGGAACGGACTGAATACCTGAACGAATCACTTCAGCGATAAACGTGGAGGTATAAACAGACAGCGCCAGTGTTAAGGCGGCCAGCTCAGGGATGAGTACCCATCCACCTTTAAAGTTAAACCCACGTAATTCGGGAATATCCCAATGTAGCGCGGGGCCATAGATGACGTGAGCCAATGCCGGTAGAACAATCAGCAACAACAAGCCTATCGGCCATGTGCGGTGGAACTGACCAGTATGTAACTGGCGAAAATGGTTATAGCGAGATAATGCGATGATGGCGGCAACAGCAAACAGCACGGCAATCAGCGCGGGTATAAAACCGGTCGTTAATTCAGGCGATGGCAAATAGAGGCCACGGTTACTCAAAAAGGCGATGCCGAAGGCATCCATACTCTGCCGAGGTCCCGGCAAATTACGCAGTACCGCAAAATACCAGAAGAAGATTTGCAGTAGCGGCGGAATATTACGGAAGGTTTCGATATAGATGGTGGAGAGTTTGCGTAATAACCAGTTGTCCGACAGCCGCGCCAACCCAAGAAAGAAGCCCAGTATCGAGGCAAAGAAAATACACAATACGGAAACCAGCAAGGTATTCAATAGCCCGACTAAAAACACGCGCCCATAAGTATCGCCCTGCTCATAGTCGATCAGATGTTGAACAATGCCGAAACCGGCACTGTTGTTTAAGAATGCAAAGCCGGAGGTGATGCCCCGAGTGGACAGGTTGGTAATGGTGTTATGAATCAAGTACGCACCGCATCCGATCAGTATCAATAGCGCAATAATTTGATACAGCCAGGCGCGCACCGCTGGATTGGTCAGCGAAAAGGCACCTTTGACGGTTGGGCGTTGTGACATAGTGTGGGCCTCGGTCTGGGTCATACAGCCGGCAGGGTTGGCCTGCCGGAGACGTCATTTGTCATCAAGACATCATTGGTGACTAGCGAACCGGTGGTGCGTACTGGAGGCCACCATTGTTCCACAACGCATTTTGCCCACGTTTGATTTTCAGCTCACTGCCCAGACCGACGTTACGGTCAAAACTTTCACCGTAGTTACCCACTTGTTTAACGATTTTAACCACCCAGTCGTTAGGGACTTTCAGATCTTTACCGTAATTGCCTTCCTGACCTAACAGGTGAGCCATATCCGGTGTGGTCGGTTTAGCCGCCAGTGCTTCAACGTTTTTCGACGTCACGCCCATTTCTTCTGCGTTCAGCATGGCAAACAGTGTCCAGCGGACGATAGCAAACCAATCTTCATCGCCACGGCGTACCACTGGCCCCAAAGGTTCTTTTGAAATCACTTCAGGTAAAACGATAAATTCATCGGGTTTACCTAGCTTGATGCGCAAGGCATACAGTTGGGATTGGTCAGAGGCCAAGGTGTCGCAGCGGCCAGAGTCCAGCGCCTTAGCACTTTCGTCAGAGCGGTCAAAAGTCACCGGCGTATATTGCATTTTGTTGGCTTTAAAGTAGTCGGCGACGTTCAACTCAGTGTCAGTCCCCGCCTGAATACAGACTGTGGCACCATCCAGCTCTTTAGCACTTTTCAGACCCGCTTTATTGTGGGTCAGGAAACCGATACCGTCGTAATAGTTCACGCCGGTAAATAACATTCCCATGCCTGCATCACGAGAGGAGGTCCAAGTGGTGTTACGGGACAAAATATCCACTTCGCCTGATTGCAGGGCCGTGAAACGTTCTTTTGCCGTCAGCGGGGTATATTTTACTTTCTCAGCATCACCAAAAATGGCGGCAGCAACACCACGGCAGACGTCGACATCAAGGCCAGAAAATTTGCCACTCGCATCGGCATAAGAGAAGCCCGGCAGGCCATCACTGATACCACATTGCACAAAACCTTTTTTCTTCACCGCATCCAAAGTAGTACCCGCATGGGCCTGACCCGCTAATGCCACTAATGAAGCAGCGGCTACCAGCGTGGAAATCATCATTTTTTTCATGAAAGCGTCCTGTGAGGCAAAGTTGAACCTATTTTAATTTTGTGGTGCACAGTGACTGCACCGTCGCTGTCTGTTGGCGTGTAGCCAGTTTGGTATTAGCAAATGTGATGCCAGAGTTGCATTTCATTGATCAACTGGGTAATTACGAGGAGGTAACTCTTTGTAGGTAATTTCTGACAGACTGTGATGCACTTAAATGGCGCAATTAAAGACAAATTGATGCTTTTTAGTGCAGAGGCGATGAAGGGAAGGGGTACAGTTATGCGCTAAGATTGTCTGAACAGTGGCGGCCTTGATAGCCACCACTATTATAGCTTATGTCCGAGATAGCTTATTGCCACACTCTGATATGCCGAGATGATTACTGGGCAGCAACCACTGGAGGCAAATATGACGAACTAAAATGGGGATTAAAGTTAGAGAGAGATGAGTGCTGGTTTTTTTGAGCTGCCATGTCGCTCAAATCATTAATTAACTGATCAATATCTTTTGCATCATCGATTAATGGGGCTAACCCCTTATCCTCTACTGTGTCGAAATCTTCATCTGCTGATGAATCTAACTTCCGAGTCACATCATTATCATTCGATAAAGTGAAATGTCTAGGGTCAATGATTTCAGGCAGGGACTCGGGGGAAATAACGGCTTCAAGAAAGTTATATCTAACAACAAAGTATTTTTTATCTTTATCAACTACCCAAAATTTGTTTTCTATCAGATTAGTATCTTCAGGCTCAGGAAGCGTTATCTTTAGATAATCATCAGGTAAGTGTTTGTGGCTTATGATAGCCTCTTGCACACCATTCAATGTTTTTAAGGTTATCTGTAGATCATCCCCGCTGATATCGTTAAGGAAAAAGATCTGTTCCTGGCCCGTTGTCCAGTCATGTTTCCCATTATTTGATAACGTTAGAGTATCATGCTGAGTATTCTCAGATAGCGCCATAGTGTCAATAATATACCCATCATTTCCCTGTGACACGTATATCTTATCACCTGCACCTAAATGACTAAAGAGATCATCTTGTGAACTACCCTCCAATATATCTGAGCTGAAATCATGTCCGAGCAACATTGGATCAATAAAATGTTTCAATGCAACATTGGTATTGTCTATTTTGACGATATTCACGCTATTTTTCTTAGAGATAAAGGTATTCTGTATTGAATTACCTCCTCCCGATAAAGTAGATAACTTATTTGAAAATCGATAAGCAGTTAAAGTTGGGTTAAATGCGCCATCACTCTGGCTACCCTCATTGACTAAAGCTGTTTGCCACTGGGGGGATAATATAAACCCATCTTTGGTGTAAAAGATAAAGTCATTGCTCCTTTTCTTATCACCATGATTGTCACTATAAATATTCTTAAGTATCAAGGTAGTCAGTGTTTTATTCTCATTTCTTAATGTAATGCAAACATCACTCCCAGATAAATAAATATCATCTATCTTTTGCAAAGAGTAATCAAATATAACATGGCTGATTTCATCACCTGGCTGTTCGAATATGGTGACTGAAACCGATTTATTCTGTTTGTTTTGTAAAATCTTATAATTATCTGATCCAGAACCGCCATATGCCTCACCCGATTGCAGTGATAGCATATCATTACCGCCATGACCTGTTAATATATCCCAGCCCCCTATCCCATTGAGGAAATTAACTTGATCATTACCCGATAATATATCATCAGTATCTTCAGCACTGTGTAGATGCTCAATATTCTTGATTTTCATCAACACTCTTGCCGCATTTATACTGGGTTGAGATGTTTCTTTATAATGATAGTGAACAGTTCCTGCCATTAAATTAATGTCATAACCAATAACTCCTTCCTGATTAACTCCCATGATAGCAAGCGTATCTTCGCCCTTTCGACCATCAAGTTGACTTGGCTGGTAGGTTTCATGCAATTCATGGCCATAGAGATAGAACATATCATCTAGATCCCCCCCCACAAGTGTTTTTTTCCCTTGAGTGACATCAAAGCTATTTTGCGTATGACGATCAGCAAAGACATAAGAGTTGCCAATGCCGGTATTATAATGAACCTTCTTATTCGTAGAGGAACCAAGCATTAAATGCCCATAGTGCTCTGCTCTCTCATTATCCAATATGAGAATTTCCTGCTTTTCTACATAATTATCTGAATATTTATCTTCAAAATATTCATGATCAATGATAATGGCAGAGTGAGTATTACCACTGATATCAAAAACATCATCCTCTCTCCTTTCAACAGAAAATTTTTCATTTCCTCTATACTCTTCATACTCTTTGTAACTACATTTTATCCAACTCTTTCTATAAATATCATCAGATATTATTTGATGCGTATCTTTATGTATAAATTCATCTTTAAATTTA
The window above is part of the Yersinia massiliensis genome. Proteins encoded here:
- a CDS encoding CidA/LrgA family protein translates to MLLALRSFAPSVITRLQVLVQVALYAGLFIISDQLVRVFHLPLPANIVGMILLLAMIMLRIMPVRWVQAGSRWLLAEMLLFFVPAVVAVVNYAQLIRVDGWKIFAVIAVSTSLTLAATGLVVDRVYRFEVWLQRRKSNRHE
- a CDS encoding LrgB family protein encodes the protein MNDLMISIACFLATLVLYFANKKLYRRHRSLLLMPLVLTPMVLVLLLVVTHISYQDYIGETHWLLWLLGPATIAFAVPVYENLSIIRRHWLSLSAGVITAVTVAVVSSVWLAKFLTLSEEVQRSLAVRSITTPFALEAAKQLGGQPDLVALFVVITGVFGMAVGDLLFLRLSVRSGLAKGAGLGASSHGAGTAKAYEMGSQEGVVSSLVMMLAGIITVIGAPLMGHLLW
- a CDS encoding amino acid ABC transporter ATP-binding protein, whose protein sequence is MSDNQPTLGDKMMITLENVNKWYGQFHVLKDINLHVRPGERIVLCGPSGSGKSTTIRCINHLEEHQQGKIMVDGIELNDDLRNIERVRTEVGMVFQHFNLFPHLTVMQNCTLAPSWVRKMPKKEADELAMHYLERVRIAEHAHKFPGQLSGGQQQRVAIARSLCMKPKIMLFDEPTSALDPEMVKEVLDTMISLAHEGMTMLCVTHEMGFARTVADRVIFMDRGEIVEQAPPAEFFSQPKSERTRAFLAQVIH
- a CDS encoding amino acid ABC transporter permease — translated: MTLTREPPSTVRPGNAFSRMVFWARKNLFSSWTNSLLTLLCLWLMWQLIPPLLSWAVFNANWIGTSRTDCTREGACWVFIHARFGQFMYGLYPIEQRWRINTTLVIGLLTMVPLFWRGMPRRGRYLVVWMVAYPLLVWMMLYGGFFGLTRVETRQWGGLTLTLIIAAVGIAGALPLGILLALARRSSMPVVRILSVVFIEFWRGVPLITVLFMSSVMLPLFMTEGTSIDKLIRALVGVVLFQSAYVAEVVRGGLQALPKGQTEAAESLGLGYWKTQGLVILPQALKMVIPGLVNTIIALFKDTSLVIIIGLFDLFSSVQQATVDPAWLGMSTEGYVFAAAVYWIFCFSMSRYSQHLEKRFHTGRSTH
- a CDS encoding amino acid ABC transporter permease; the protein is MSQRPTVKGAFSLTNPAVRAWLYQIIALLILIGCGAYLIHNTITNLSTRGITSGFAFLNNSAGFGIVQHLIDYEQGDTYGRVFLVGLLNTLLVSVLCIFFASILGFFLGLARLSDNWLLRKLSTIYIETFRNIPPLLQIFFWYFAVLRNLPGPRQSMDAFGIAFLSNRGLYLPSPELTTGFIPALIAVLFAVAAIIALSRYNHFRQLHTGQFHRTWPIGLLLLIVLPALAHVIYGPALHWDIPELRGFNFKGGWVLIPELAALTLALSVYTSTFIAEVIRSGIQSVPYGQHEAARSLALPNTVTLRQVILPQALRVIIPPLTSQYLNIVKNSSLAAAIGYPDMVSLFAGTVLNQTGQAIETIAITMSVYLAISLSISFLMNIYNRRIALVER
- a CDS encoding amino acid ABC transporter substrate-binding protein, with translation MKKMMISTLVAAASLVALAGQAHAGTTLDAVKKKGFVQCGISDGLPGFSYADASGKFSGLDVDVCRGVAAAIFGDAEKVKYTPLTAKERFTALQSGEVDILSRNTTWTSSRDAGMGMLFTGVNYYDGIGFLTHNKAGLKSAKELDGATVCIQAGTDTELNVADYFKANKMQYTPVTFDRSDESAKALDSGRCDTLASDQSQLYALRIKLGKPDEFIVLPEVISKEPLGPVVRRGDEDWFAIVRWTLFAMLNAEEMGVTSKNVEALAAKPTTPDMAHLLGQEGNYGKDLKVPNDWVVKIVKQVGNYGESFDRNVGLGSELKIKRGQNALWNNGGLQYAPPVR